A single genomic interval of Terriglobus albidus harbors:
- the nuoG gene encoding NADH-quinone oxidoreductase subunit NuoG, translating to MATIYIDGKLRQVNPKQNLLHACLSLGYDLPYFCWHPALGSVGACRQCAVKQFRNEQDTAGKLVMACMTPAAEGTRISIADPEAVAFRAGVIQGLMQNHPHDCPVCDEGGECHLQDMTVMTGHRSRVYSFGKRTFRNQYLGPLVNHEMNRCIQCQRCVRFYREYAGGDDLNAFHLRDTVYFGRHEDGVLENEFSGNLVEICPTGVFTDATLKHHYTRKWDLQMAPSICVHCGLGCNTTVGERYGTLRRTVNRYNHEVNGYFLCDRGRFGYEFVESDQRIRHPLLNGKAATKSEALERFGAILREGKAFGIGSPRASLEGNFALRTLVGPDRFFAGTSDHELQLLSTILRILREGPARSPSLLEMEHSDVVFVLGEDVTNVAPIMALRLRQAVRQAPMQIAEKLHIPEWLDHSVREAVQNEKGPLYIASAYATKLDDIARGTYRAAPDDLARLGFAVAHAIDPDAPVVEGLLPDLEKMASEIASALLGGQHPLVVSGTSCGSQSVIEAAAQVAWALCKVGRPAALSFTAPESNSFGLALMAPRPLSEAVSAIKGEPTSTLVVLENDLFRRGPADVVSSLLKDAGHLVVLDHLDNATTEAAELVLPAGTYAESDGTIVNNEGRAQRHFQVFDPSTDVQESWRWLHEGAIAADSESGAQWQNLDGLTAAMAAEIPVFASIPRVAPSRKASGKIAREPNRYSGRTAMLANISVHEPKPPDDPDSALAFSMESGPESAPPSLIPFFWAPGWNSIQSVNKFQTEVGGPLRGGDPGIRLIEPSLERSWKYCSTIPAAFQRQPDVWMLIPMFHIFGSEELSLHAQGIGQLSPHPYVALNPVEASQSGVNAGERIKVSVEGSLFELEVALRADLPRGVAGLPAGLSPAKGILLPAFCRLAPIPAEPSRGAP from the coding sequence ATGGCGACTATTTATATTGACGGCAAGCTCAGACAGGTGAATCCGAAGCAGAACCTGCTGCACGCCTGTCTTTCGCTGGGTTATGACCTTCCGTATTTCTGCTGGCATCCAGCATTGGGTTCGGTGGGTGCGTGTCGCCAATGCGCTGTTAAGCAATTCCGCAACGAGCAAGACACGGCAGGCAAGCTCGTCATGGCCTGTATGACACCAGCTGCCGAGGGCACACGCATCTCAATCGCCGATCCTGAAGCGGTGGCCTTTCGCGCCGGTGTTATTCAGGGGTTGATGCAGAACCATCCGCATGATTGTCCTGTATGCGATGAAGGCGGCGAATGTCACCTGCAGGACATGACGGTCATGACCGGACACCGGTCACGCGTTTACAGCTTTGGCAAGAGGACGTTTCGAAACCAGTATCTCGGTCCGCTGGTGAATCATGAGATGAATCGCTGCATTCAATGCCAGCGATGTGTGCGCTTTTATCGCGAATACGCGGGTGGTGACGACCTGAATGCGTTTCATCTGCGCGACACCGTCTACTTTGGACGACACGAAGACGGCGTTCTTGAAAACGAGTTCAGCGGCAACCTGGTTGAGATCTGTCCGACGGGTGTATTTACCGATGCAACACTCAAGCACCACTACACACGCAAGTGGGACCTGCAGATGGCGCCGTCGATCTGTGTTCACTGCGGGCTGGGTTGCAATACTACTGTCGGCGAACGATATGGCACGCTACGCCGCACTGTGAATCGTTATAACCACGAGGTGAATGGGTACTTTCTTTGCGACCGTGGACGGTTTGGCTATGAGTTTGTGGAGAGCGATCAGAGAATTCGCCATCCGTTGCTGAATGGCAAAGCAGCAACGAAGAGTGAGGCATTGGAACGATTCGGCGCCATATTGCGCGAGGGCAAGGCATTCGGAATTGGATCACCGCGGGCTTCCCTGGAGGGCAACTTCGCACTACGCACGCTGGTTGGTCCCGATCGGTTCTTTGCTGGAACTTCCGATCATGAGTTGCAGCTTCTTTCGACCATCCTCCGCATCCTGCGCGAAGGCCCGGCGCGATCACCTTCGCTTCTCGAGATGGAGCACTCGGATGTTGTGTTCGTCCTTGGTGAGGATGTCACGAACGTCGCGCCGATCATGGCTTTGCGGCTACGTCAGGCTGTGCGTCAGGCCCCCATGCAGATCGCGGAGAAACTGCACATTCCGGAGTGGCTCGACCATTCGGTGCGCGAGGCTGTGCAGAATGAGAAGGGGCCGCTCTACATTGCTTCTGCTTACGCGACGAAGCTGGATGACATCGCGAGGGGCACATATCGTGCGGCGCCAGATGATCTGGCTCGGTTGGGTTTCGCTGTCGCTCACGCGATCGATCCCGATGCCCCGGTTGTAGAGGGCCTGCTGCCGGATTTGGAGAAGATGGCGTCGGAGATAGCGTCAGCGTTGCTTGGTGGGCAGCACCCGCTGGTTGTTTCCGGTACAAGTTGCGGCAGTCAAAGTGTCATAGAAGCGGCGGCGCAGGTTGCGTGGGCTTTGTGCAAGGTGGGACGCCCTGCGGCTCTCAGCTTCACGGCGCCGGAGTCTAACAGTTTTGGTCTCGCGTTGATGGCGCCCCGTCCACTCTCTGAAGCTGTCTCCGCGATCAAAGGCGAACCAACAAGCACGCTGGTTGTCCTTGAGAATGATCTGTTTCGCCGTGGTCCTGCAGACGTGGTGTCATCTTTGCTGAAAGATGCCGGCCACCTTGTCGTTCTCGACCATCTGGATAACGCAACTACAGAGGCAGCCGAACTTGTATTGCCGGCAGGCACTTATGCCGAATCTGATGGAACGATCGTGAACAACGAAGGGCGCGCCCAGCGACACTTCCAGGTTTTCGATCCCAGTACCGACGTGCAGGAAAGCTGGAGATGGTTACACGAAGGAGCGATTGCAGCGGATAGTGAGAGCGGGGCACAGTGGCAGAACCTCGACGGTCTCACTGCGGCTATGGCCGCAGAAATACCTGTATTTGCATCGATTCCACGAGTTGCTCCATCACGGAAAGCCAGCGGCAAGATCGCACGCGAGCCGAACCGGTACAGCGGTCGCACCGCAATGCTAGCCAATATCAGCGTGCATGAGCCAAAACCGCCTGACGATCCTGATTCTGCCCTGGCGTTCTCGATGGAGTCAGGGCCCGAATCGGCTCCGCCGTCGCTGATTCCTTTTTTCTGGGCGCCCGGCTGGAACTCCATTCAATCGGTCAATAAGTTTCAAACCGAAGTGGGCGGGCCATTACGCGGCGGTGATCCTGGGATCCGTCTGATTGAGCCGTCACTGGAGCGGAGCTGGAAGTATTGCTCTACGATTCCCGCAGCATTTCAACGGCAGCCGGATGTGTGGATGCTGATCCCGATGTTTCACATCTTCGGATCAGAGGAACTGAGCCTCCACGCACAGGGTATCGGTCAACTGTCCCCGCACCCCTATGTGGCGTTGAACCCAGTAGAGGCTTCGCAGAGTGGGGTCAACGCCGGCGAGCGGATCAAGGTTTCCGTTGAAGGGTCTCTCTTCGAACTAGAGGTCGCGTTGCGAGCTGACCTGCCTCGCGGTGTAGCCGGCTTGCCCGCCGGATTGTCGCCAGCCAAGGGTATCCTTCTGCCGGCTTTCTGCAGGCTTGCACCAATTCCGGCTGAACCATCCAGAGGTGCTCCATGA
- the nuoH gene encoding NADH-quinone oxidoreductase subunit NuoH has protein sequence MMQNLFPFVIIAVVLFVVLNLSAGLIWVERRLLALWQDRYGPNRVGPFGLGQVVADSVKMFTKEDWIPPFADKPVFVIAPAIIVATALISFAVVPFASGFVIADLDVGVLFLLAMSSLGVYSIVLAGWASNNKYSLLGGIRAAAQMLSYEVFMGLSLLGVVILAGSFRISHIVEAQRGMWFIVPQFLGFVLFLIAGLAETRRLPFDLAEAESELIAGFHSEYSGMKFGMFFVGEYIGVILISATIALFFFGGWLGPVLPGPVWFAAKTMFFVCLFILFRAALPRPRFDQLMSWGWKVMLPLALVNLLVTGAVVLART, from the coding sequence ATGATGCAGAATCTCTTTCCCTTTGTCATCATCGCGGTGGTTCTGTTTGTGGTGCTCAATCTATCAGCCGGATTGATCTGGGTGGAGCGTCGTCTGCTTGCCTTGTGGCAAGACCGATATGGCCCCAATCGTGTCGGCCCATTTGGCTTAGGACAGGTGGTAGCCGACTCGGTGAAGATGTTCACCAAAGAAGACTGGATTCCACCCTTTGCGGACAAGCCCGTCTTTGTTATCGCGCCCGCCATCATTGTTGCTACCGCACTGATCTCGTTTGCGGTTGTGCCTTTTGCTTCGGGATTTGTAATTGCCGATCTCGACGTGGGAGTCCTGTTTCTCCTGGCGATGTCCTCCCTGGGTGTCTACAGCATTGTTCTGGCAGGCTGGGCGTCGAACAACAAGTACTCGCTGCTCGGTGGCATCCGCGCAGCCGCACAGATGCTGAGTTACGAGGTCTTCATGGGTTTGTCCCTGTTAGGAGTGGTGATCCTGGCCGGCTCCTTTCGGATCTCGCATATCGTCGAAGCGCAGCGGGGGATGTGGTTCATTGTGCCTCAGTTCCTCGGCTTCGTCCTGTTCCTGATCGCGGGCCTGGCGGAGACGCGTCGGCTGCCATTCGATCTTGCGGAAGCGGAGAGCGAATTGATTGCAGGCTTTCACTCAGAGTATTCCGGTATGAAGTTCGGCATGTTCTTCGTCGGGGAATACATCGGTGTGATTCTGATCTCGGCGACCATTGCGTTGTTTTTTTTCGGGGGCTGGTTGGGACCTGTGTTGCCCGGGCCGGTCTGGTTTGCAGCGAAGACGATGTTTTTCGTCTGTCTATTCATCTTGTTTCGTGCGGCGCTTCCCAGGCCGCGATTTGATCAGCTGATGTCCTGGGGCTGGAAGGTGATGCTGCCCCTGGCATTGGTGAATTTGTTGGTAACCGGGGCTGTTGTGCTTGCCCGGACATAA
- the nuoI gene encoding NADH-quinone oxidoreductase subunit NuoI, producing MLSLVRSLWMVFLHAFARRVTVQYPEEKPYLAPRYRGRIVLTKDPDGGERCVACNLCAVACPVDCISLQATEDEHGRRTPEFFRINFSRCIFCGYCEEACPTYAIQLTPDFEMGEYKRKNLVYEKADLQIEGPGKYPDYNFWRVAGVAIGGKDKGEAENETAPVDSHSLMP from the coding sequence GTGCTTAGTCTCGTGCGTTCTTTGTGGATGGTTTTCCTGCACGCCTTTGCACGACGTGTGACCGTTCAGTATCCAGAGGAAAAGCCCTATCTCGCGCCTCGGTATCGAGGTCGCATTGTCCTTACGAAGGATCCTGACGGAGGAGAACGTTGCGTCGCGTGCAATCTCTGCGCCGTCGCCTGTCCCGTGGATTGCATCTCACTGCAGGCAACTGAGGACGAGCATGGCCGGAGAACCCCGGAGTTCTTCCGAATCAATTTTTCCCGCTGCATTTTCTGCGGCTACTGCGAAGAAGCGTGTCCCACGTATGCGATTCAACTGACACCCGATTTCGAGATGGGCGAGTACAAACGGAAGAATCTTGTATACGAAAAAGCTGATCTCCAGATTGAGGGTCCGGGAAAGTATCCCGATTACAACTTCTGGCGTGTAGCTGGAGTTGCAATTGGTGGCAAGGACAAAGGAGAAGCTGAGAACGAAACCGCACCCGTCGACTCTCACAGCCTGATGCCTTGA
- the nuoJ gene encoding NADH-quinone oxidoreductase subunit J has product MITLFYLAGTIAVIATLLAITRRHAVHALLYLVVSLLAIAVDFYVLGAAFVAALEVMVYAGAIMVLFVFVVMMLNVAEHAMEVEREWLRPRNWYGPSALAVILLGELVYCAVTSGSTPSLTNAVGPKQVGVALFRTYWIGVELVSLLLMAGLVGACHLGHREITREEERHAAGTDAARADSGSDFVRAGSGRTSDEAEPDLHAHVH; this is encoded by the coding sequence ATGATCACACTTTTTTATCTCGCGGGTACTATTGCCGTCATCGCTACACTGCTCGCGATTACGCGACGTCACGCGGTTCACGCACTGCTTTACCTGGTTGTGTCGCTGCTTGCCATCGCCGTGGATTTCTATGTTTTGGGAGCGGCTTTTGTAGCAGCGCTTGAAGTCATGGTCTATGCAGGCGCCATTATGGTGCTCTTTGTGTTCGTTGTGATGATGCTGAACGTCGCCGAGCACGCTATGGAAGTGGAACGTGAGTGGCTGAGACCTCGAAACTGGTACGGGCCTTCCGCTCTCGCCGTGATCTTGTTGGGGGAGTTGGTTTACTGCGCCGTGACATCCGGCAGTACGCCTTCGCTGACGAACGCAGTCGGTCCAAAGCAAGTCGGCGTGGCGCTATTCAGAACCTATTGGATCGGAGTCGAACTCGTGTCTCTGTTGTTGATGGCAGGGTTAGTTGGTGCATGTCATCTGGGACACCGTGAAATTACAAGAGAGGAGGAGCGACATGCCGCAGGTACCGATGCAGCACGCGCTGATTCTGGCAGCGATTTTGTTCGCGCTGGGTCTGGCCGGACTTCTGACGAGGCGGAACCTGATCTTCACGCTCATGTGCATTGA
- the nuoK gene encoding NADH-quinone oxidoreductase subunit NuoK encodes MQHALILAAILFALGLAGLLTRRNLIFTLMCIEIMLNASGLAFVAAGSRWGQPDGQIMFLFILAMAAAEVSVGLGFVLLYHKRHATLDVDAASELRG; translated from the coding sequence ATGCAGCACGCGCTGATTCTGGCAGCGATTTTGTTCGCGCTGGGTCTGGCCGGACTTCTGACGAGGCGGAACCTGATCTTCACGCTCATGTGCATTGAGATCATGCTCAATGCGAGCGGCCTCGCGTTTGTCGCGGCCGGCTCCCGTTGGGGGCAACCGGACGGTCAGATAATGTTTCTGTTTATTCTCGCAATGGCGGCGGCCGAAGTCTCAGTCGGACTCGGCTTCGTACTCCTGTATCACAAGCGGCACGCCACATTGGATGTGGACGCGGCCAGTGAGTTGAGAGGCTGA
- the nuoL gene encoding NADH-quinone oxidoreductase subunit L, giving the protein MFRLLWLVAAVPFASAGLLALFGSRLSRRIIAISGAGSIGFSAALTLLIGAEFITSPPAGNAYVQHLWTWMNSGGFQSEIALYLDSVALLMLLVVTFVGFLIHLYSVEYMREEEGYARFFAYMNLFAASMITLVLANNLLLLYLGWEGVGLCSFLLIGFWYRDPVNVRAASKAFIVTRVGDTAFAVGLFLLFTRLGTLDIQELMHRASVQWNSGSGIAVAAAALLLGGAVGKSAQLPLQTWLPDAMAGPTPTSALIHAATMVTAGVYLIARTHVVFTLAPPVQLAVAIIGTATMLLAAFSALAQRDMKRVLAYSTISQIGYMFLALGLGAWSAALFHLMTHAFFKALLFLAAGVVIHAVHEQDLYRMGGLRFELRLAFWSFVIGGSALAGLPLITAGFFSKDLILWQSWAGPNGNALFWTAGMTGAMLTSLYTFRLISLAFYGPQQSHVKAESGLLVRIVLVALCVLSLLGGYVDTPPHFGGTPALSNFLSSALPPLEEVHIGPITESITALCASLSFGLGLALAYLLYGPQRSRVPAQGFLPKLCLAGFGFDRVYDWLFVRPLQWLIRKSKSDIVDVPVRGLGQIAVLGYRASRQMQTGRVRRYAMGLAMGTAAILAIAFFAR; this is encoded by the coding sequence ATGTTCCGCCTGCTGTGGCTTGTTGCGGCTGTTCCGTTTGCAAGCGCTGGTTTGCTCGCACTGTTCGGTTCCCGGTTGTCCCGGAGAATCATCGCAATCTCCGGCGCCGGTTCGATTGGATTTTCCGCAGCACTTACGTTGTTGATTGGCGCGGAGTTCATCACGTCACCACCTGCCGGCAACGCGTATGTCCAGCACTTGTGGACGTGGATGAATAGCGGTGGATTTCAATCAGAGATCGCGCTCTATCTCGATTCTGTTGCGCTTCTTATGCTTCTGGTCGTTACGTTTGTCGGCTTCCTGATTCATCTTTATTCCGTTGAGTACATGCGTGAGGAGGAAGGGTATGCGCGATTCTTCGCCTACATGAACCTCTTCGCGGCGTCGATGATCACGCTCGTGTTAGCGAATAACCTGCTCTTGCTGTACCTGGGGTGGGAGGGGGTCGGGCTCTGCAGCTTTCTGCTGATCGGCTTCTGGTATCGGGATCCAGTGAACGTTCGCGCGGCGAGTAAAGCCTTTATCGTGACTCGGGTTGGTGATACCGCCTTCGCGGTCGGGTTGTTCCTCTTGTTTACCCGGTTGGGAACGCTGGACATTCAGGAGTTGATGCATCGTGCCTCAGTACAGTGGAATTCGGGCAGTGGCATCGCGGTAGCGGCGGCAGCGCTGCTACTGGGAGGAGCCGTCGGTAAATCCGCGCAACTGCCACTTCAAACCTGGTTGCCGGACGCGATGGCCGGCCCCACGCCGACGAGCGCACTCATTCATGCCGCGACTATGGTCACCGCGGGAGTGTATCTGATTGCACGCACGCATGTGGTCTTTACGCTGGCTCCTCCTGTCCAACTCGCTGTGGCGATCATTGGAACCGCCACAATGCTTCTGGCGGCCTTCAGCGCACTTGCTCAGCGTGATATGAAACGCGTGCTGGCGTACTCCACCATCAGTCAGATCGGTTATATGTTTCTCGCGCTTGGACTGGGCGCCTGGTCGGCTGCCCTGTTCCACCTTATGACGCACGCTTTTTTCAAAGCTCTGCTCTTCCTGGCTGCAGGAGTCGTCATTCATGCAGTACACGAGCAGGACCTCTACCGCATGGGCGGGCTCCGCTTCGAACTGCGACTCGCATTCTGGTCGTTTGTGATTGGCGGCTCGGCGTTGGCCGGCCTGCCACTGATCACCGCTGGTTTCTTCAGTAAGGACCTCATCCTATGGCAATCCTGGGCAGGTCCGAATGGAAATGCGTTGTTCTGGACTGCGGGCATGACGGGGGCCATGCTTACCTCGCTCTACACGTTCAGACTGATATCGCTGGCGTTCTATGGCCCACAGCAGTCACACGTGAAAGCAGAAAGCGGCCTCCTGGTTCGCATCGTTCTGGTTGCACTTTGTGTTTTGTCCCTCCTCGGTGGATATGTGGATACGCCTCCACACTTTGGCGGCACACCGGCGCTCTCGAATTTTCTAAGCAGCGCATTGCCTCCGCTCGAGGAGGTCCATATCGGTCCGATCACCGAGAGCATCACGGCTCTCTGTGCCAGTTTGTCGTTCGGACTCGGCCTTGCGCTGGCGTACCTTCTCTATGGGCCACAGCGTTCGCGTGTGCCCGCCCAGGGTTTCCTGCCGAAGCTCTGCCTCGCAGGCTTCGGCTTCGACCGAGTATACGACTGGCTGTTCGTTCGCCCGCTCCAATGGCTGATTCGGAAGAGCAAGAGCGACATCGTGGACGTGCCGGTCCGTGGCCTGGGGCAAATTGCCGTACTTGGCTATCGTGCTTCGCGGCAGATGCAGACCGGGCGTGTGCGCCGGTATGCAATGGGACTTGCCATGGGAACTGCCGCGATCCTCGCGATCGCATTCTTTGCCCGATGA